CTACCCCTACCTCGACAACGCCACCGTCCGCGGGGCCGGGATCCCCGTCGGACCGTCCGGCACCTCGACGATGAACTACAGCGCCGAGGAACTGGACGCCATCATCGACCGGTTCGTCGGACCCGACTCCGAGGGGCACTGGCAGCTGTCCTTCCACTGCAACGGCGACGCCGGGCTCGACGTCGTGCTGGACGTCTACCGCCGGGCCCTGCAGCGACACGGTCTGACCGGCAGCGACCATCGTTGGCGCATCGAGCATCTCGGTGGCGCCCGGGCCGACCAGTTCGCGACGGTCGCCGAACTGGGGGCCCACCCGTCCATGGGGCCGTTCCAGTTCATCTACTGGGGCGACCTGCTCGACGGCACCCTGTTCCCGTCCGAGATCGGCAGTCAGTGGATGCGGTTCGCCGATGCCGTCGACTCCGGGGCGTGCGTCTCGTTCCACAACGACGGTTCGGTCAGTCCCGCGATCCCGCTGCTCAACATCCAGGCGGCGGTCACCCGGCGGACCCCGTCGGGCACCCTGCACGGGCCGGAGCAACGCATCGGCCTCGACGCCGCCTGGTCCGCGCACACCGTGGCCGCCGCCCGCACCCTGCACCGCGACCACGAGATCGGCTCCCTCGAACCCGGGAAACTGGCCGACCTGGTGGAACTCTCGGCCGACCCGGCCACCGTCGACCCCGACCGACTGACCGAACTGGTGACGGTGCGGGGAACGTGGCGCGGTGGCCGGCGCATCGACCTCGACGCGTTCGTCGCCGAGATCACCGCCATCGACCCCAGCGAGCGGCAGGCCCACGCGACCGCGCTGCACGCCGCCCCGCGGCACACCTGCTGATGAGCAGCGGAACGGTCGCCGCCCCGCCCGTCAGCGGGACCGGAGCGGCCACCCGGGGCCCGGTCGCCGGGTTGGCCCTGCTCGGGGTGATGGCCGGCGCCCAGGGCGCCGACCCGAACGTCGCCAGCACCGCGCTGGTCGGAGCCGGCCGCGGCCTGGGCATGTCCGGCGACCTGCTCGCGCTGGCCGCCAGCATCTCCACCCTCGTTCTGTCGGCAACGGTGATCTCCACCGGCCTGCTGGCCGACCGTCTCGGCCGCCGGGGCGTCCTGATGGCCGCCCTGGTGCTGGCCGCGGTGGGCGACCTGCTGGTGGCCGGCGCGCCGGCGTCCCCGCTCTACCTGCTCGGGCGGGCCCTGGCCGGGATCGGGTTCGGCGCGGTGTTCGGCGCGGCGTTCGCCTACATCCGGGCCATCACCCCACCGGACCGGATCGCCGGGGCGATGGGCGTCTTCGGTGCGGTCAGCGGCGGGACGGCGCTCGTCCTCACCTTCCTCGGCGGGGCGCTGGCCTCCGTGCACTGGCGCCTGGCCTTCGTGGTGCTACCGGTCGTCGCCCTGCTGTGCGTGCCCGCGGTCCGCGCTCTGCTGCCGGCCCAGGAACCGCGGCCGGACGGCCCGACCGACTACCCGGGCCAGGTGCTGCTGGCCCTCGGGGTCGTCGGGGTGCTCTACGGATTCAGCCATGCGGCGTCCGGGCTGACCTCCCCGGCAACCCTCGGTCCGCTCCTGGGAGGTTTCGCCCTGCTGGCCGCCTTTGCGTGGCGGGAGCGCGCGTCCGGGGCCGGCGAGGACCGGCGCTTCTTCCCAGTCGAACTGTTCCGGCGGCCGGTCTTCCTGGCCGCCGTGTGCGCCGGGTTCGTCTACAACTTCGGCACCGCCGTCGGGTTCCTGCAGCTGACCAACCTCTGGCAGTACGTCACCGGCCTGTCCACGCTGTCGGTCTCGCTGTGGCAACTGCCGTTCCTGGTCAGCGGCATCGCGGCGGCCGTCGTCGTCGGCCGGGCCATGACGCGCGGGCTGGCGGCCGCGGCCGTGGTCGGTATCGGGACGCTGACCTCCGCGGTGGGTTTCGTCCTGCTCGCCGTCCTGCACTCGTCGACCTCGCTGTGGGGCTTCCTGCCCGGGTCGATCCTGCTCGGTGGCGGCGTCATCATCGCCTCGCTGCCGTACGGCACCCTGATCATCTCGCAGGCCGACGCCCGGTACTTCGGCCCGGTGACCTCGGCGCGCACGACGATCGGCCAGTTCTACTACGCCGCGGGCCTCGCGCTGTCGACCGTGCTGATCGACCGGCTGACCACCGGCGGCGTGGTGCGCCGCCTCACCGAGGCGGGGGTCCCGCCGACCCAGACCGGACAGGGCCTGGACGCCGTCACCGCCTTCGCCGCCGCCGGCACCCAGCCCGACACCGCCCTCGGCCAGCCGGCCCTGGGGGCGGCGACCGGCTCGTACGCGTCCGGCTTCGTCGTCACCATGCTCGTCTGTGCCGTCCTGGCGCTGGTCGTCGGTGGGGCGGGCTGGCTGCTGCTCCGCCGCAGCGCGCAGGCACCGCCGGCCTCCCGGTGACCCGCAGGGGACCGGGAGGCCGGCGGTCGGACGCGGCTCAGGCGTGTCCCTGGGCGATCTGGTCGGTGTCCGCGGCGGTCGGCGTCGGGGCACCGTCCGGCGCCGCGCCGTCCGTGTTCCCGCCGGCCGAGCCGCCGGCGATCCGGTAGGACCACACCTCGCTCGAGACGCCCACCGGGTGCGGCGCCGGCCCACCGGAACGCTCCTGGGCCGACCGGTGACCGTGGGCGAACGCCGGGGACGCCATCCACGCCTGGAACGAGTCCTCGTCCCGCCAGCGGGTGATCACCAGCCAGGTGTTCCGCTCGTCGGCCGGCTGCAGCAGCTCGAAACCCTCGAAGCCGTCCTGGTTGTCGACCGATCCGGCCCGGGCGGCGAACCGCTTGGCCAGTTCGTCGCCGGAGTCGGCGGGCACGGTGATGGCGTTGATCTTGATGATGGTCACCCCGACATCTTGCCCCGCAAGCGGTGGAATTCGTCGTTGGTCCCAGAACGAAGCAGCTGGGCGTGACGGCACGTCCCACCAGGGACCATCCACATCCCGCTCCGGAATGACGTGTCCATCCGCACCCGACGGCAAGATGTCCCCATGAGTGACGCGCGTGGGCAGGACGACCGGCTGCGCGTTCTGCAGTTCTGGTGGACGAGTGAGCTGTTCAGTCCACAGTCGATCCCCACACTGACATCGGCCTCGACCCGGCCGGCTGATCGTCAGACCGTCCGGTGGTCGCCGAACGAGCCGCTCCCCTGGGAGCGATTGACTCCTCCGCCCCGACTGCGGGGGACGGAGCGTGTCTGGCGGCACACGGTCTATCTCGGCGTCTACCCCCTGGAAGCGACCTACGAGTCCCTGCATCACGCGTTCGGGGAGGACCGTGATGCCTACGACGAACGGCCGGGCGGAGAAAGCGCTTGCGCTGCATTGGTTGCCGACCAGGCTGGGTTCCTGGTCCCTGATTCCGTCGTTCTCTCGTCGGCGCTGTGGGCGGTCGGCCGTATCCGCAGCCCGGGGATCCGAGACCCCGGCTGGGCCGATGGGTTCGACCGTGCGGCGCGGGAACTCCTCGAGGCCGTTGATGACTTCGAAGGCCGGCGTCGGGAGAAAACCGGATCCGACGGACCCCCGGCCCTCGACCGCGATGCGATGACCGGGCTGTTGGCCATCGCGCATTCGATCGCGGGAGTCGACGGCCTGACCGAGTTGGCCACTGCGCAGGTGGTCATCGACAGTCGGGCCATTTCCGTACGCCGGGAGGAGGACGCGGTCGACACCGACTTCCTCAACAGCTTCTTCCTCGACGACCTCCGCCAGGTGCGCACCCAGGTTGCCAAGGGTGACATCGGCGCCGCTCTGGCCGCTTACCTGACACCGGAACACCGCGTCGACCCGGGGCGGCGTCTCGACGTCGTCGAGCGACCTGCAGTGGTCGAGGCCGGTGTGGTGGTCGAACGGCTCCCACCCGGGCGGTGGCCGAGCGAACCCGGCCATCCGTTGGCGCTCAGTCAGCAGTTCGCGGTGAACCAGGCGCTCAACGATCTGGGGCCGACGCGCGGGCTGATGGGTGTCAACGGGCCCCCCGGTACGGGCAAGACGACGATGCTGCGCGACGTCCTGGCCGGCAACGTCGTGGAGCGCGCACGACGATTGGCTTCTTACGCCACCACCGATGCCGCCTTCACCCCGGTCACCCATCGGTGGAATGCTCAGGACGGACCCCCCCGACGAGTCAGACAGCTCCGTCCGGAGCTGACCGGATTCGAAATGGTCGTCGCATCCGCCAACAACGCCGCGGTGGAGAACGTCACCACCGAGATTCCGGCCGATAAAGCCATCGCGAAATGCTGGCAAGGCTCTGCGGATTACTTCGGCTCGTTGGCGACCGAGATCCTTAAGGCATCAGCGAAGGATCAGCCCGAGGAGGCCCCGCCTCTGACGGCCTGGGGGCTGGTCGCAGCTCGGTTGGGAAACCGGAAGAATCGCTCCGACTTTCGTTCGACTTTCTGGTTCGACAAGAAGGATCCCCGGACCAAGGAAACCGTTCCCGGAAGTGTCCCGGCGATGCAGACCCGCCTGCAGCAATGGCACAGGGGACAGGTTCCGCACCGGACGTGGGGCCAGGCCCGAGAGTTGTTCGACCAGTCGTATCAGCGAGTCCTGTCATTGACAGCGGAACGGAGACGAGCCCAGGAGCGACTTCGACGACTACAGCCCCTGCGCGACGAGGAGCGTTCGAACATCGAACGAATCGCCCGAGACCGCGAAGCGCTCGCCGCGATCGAGCGAGCGTGGGCAGACGGGCACGCTTCGATGATCCACGCCGATTCCGTCCGGGCCGCTGCGGTCGACAATCACGATCGCCAGTTGATGGCCAAACCAGGCGTCCTGGAAATCATCTTCTCGTTCGGTGCCGCACTCAGGAAATGGCGTCCGGAGCTCGATCGGCTGGGGCAGGCGCTGCGGGATGCGCAGGACCGGCACCACCGAGCCACCGCCCTGTGCGATCAGCTACGACAGTCTGCCGAGCGCTCACGGGCGGATCTGCAGTCTGCGGAGCAGCGAGCTCAACGCATTCGACAGGAGCTGAAGATCCTCCAGGTGGACCTGTCGACGGACGAAAGCCGCTACGGCCTCTGCTACCCCGGTTCCGGGTGGACGGGTGACGCCCGGGAATTGCACGCACCGTGGCTCGACGCCGAGCTCGATACCGCCCGTTCGGAATTGTTCCTGGCCGCGCTACGCCTGCACGAGGACTTCCTGGCCTGCGCCGCTTCCGACCTGCTCGACGGTCTCCGCGCCGCTGTGGAGGTGGTCGCCGGCTCGGTTCCGCCCAAGCTCGAGGACGAGAAGCGCCGAGCCGCCTGGCAATTGTTCTTCTTCGTCGTCCCCCTCATCTCGACCACCTTCGCCTCGGTCGGTCGCATGATGACCGGTCTCGGGCGGGAAGCGCTGGGGTGGTTGTTCATCGATGAGGCCGGTCAGGCCTCGCCGCAGTACGCGGTCGGCTCCATCTGGCGGGCGCAACGCGTGTTGGCGGTCGGCGACCCTCTGCAATTGCAGCCGGTCGTGACCATCCCGCCCAAGGCGCAGCGCGACATCGCCGGGTTCTACCGTGTGTCGGGAGTCTGGCTGCCGCCGCGGGCCTCAGTGCAGACGCTGGCCGACCGCGTGGCGGCCACCGGGACATTCCTCCCCCAGGGCGATGACCAGGTCTGGGTCAGCGCGCCGCTCCGTGTGCACCGCCGCTGTGACGATCCGATGTTCGGCGTCAGCAACCGCATTGCCTACGGGAACATCATGGTCAACGGTGTGCGCCGAAAGTCGGACAAGTTCGGCGACGAAGATGCAGAAAAGCTTGTCTGGCCCAGTTTCTGGGCCAACACGGCCGCCGTCCAGGCCGGGACGCATGTGCAACCCGGTCAGATGGAACGTCTGCGCGGCGCGCTGTCGTATGTCAGCGGGATGGACATTCCCCTGTCCGAAGTCATCGCCATCTCTCCGTTCAGGGAGGTTGCCGACCGGCTGGCCGCTCTGGCCCACGAGTACCCGGGGTTGCGAGCCGGGACGATCCACACGGCTCAGGGACGCGAGGCGGACGTGGTGATCCTGGTGCTGGGTGGCGACCCTTCTCGCCCGGGAGCCCAGGTGTGGGCGTCGTCGTCGCCCAACCTGGTGAACGTCGCGGTCAGCCGGGCCAAGCGTCGCCTCTACGTCATCGGCGATCGCGATGCCTGGGGCCGTTACCCGCACTTTCGGGAGTTGGCCCAGGCACTGCCGACCAGGTGACCGCTACGGACTGGCCCGGTAACGCCAACGGCCCCGGTCCGCCCGCCATTGGGTCGGGAGACCGGGGCCGTCGAGGCGTGCGATCAGCTGGACGCGGGCGCGCTCGTCTCCGGGGCCGAAGCCTCGGGGCTGCCGGTCGCCGGGTCGGACGAGGCGTCCGTCGGGGCGGCGCCACCGTCCACGGCCGACGGGTCGAGACCCGGGACGTCCGTCGACGCGGACGGGGTGGCGTAGGTGCCCGAGCCCTGCAGGGCGTCCTCGGGGACGACGACCTTGGAGATGGTCGCGGTGGTGGCCGGGGCGCCGTCCTGCGCGCCGTTGGCCGTGCCGCCCGCGGCGATCTGCTGGACCACGTCCATCCCGTTGCCGTCGACCTTGCCCAGCACCGTGTACTGCGGGGTCAGACCGGGGGAGTCGCCGTAGACGATGAAGAACTGCGAGCCGGTGTCGCTGGCGCCCGCGTTGGCCAGGGCGATGGTGCCCACCGGGTAGGAGTCACCCGTGCTCTGGCCCGTCGTCGGGTCGACATTGCCGGTCGGCGGTTCGCTGGCGTAGCTGTAGCCGGGGCCACCGTTGCCCTGACCACTGGGGTCGCCGCACTGCAGGACGTTCAGACCGGCGCTCTTGGTCAACCGCCAGCAGGTGGTGTCGTTGTAGAAGCCCTGCTGGGCCAGCGACAGGAACGCGTTGACCCCGCAGGGGGCCGTCGCCCGGTCCAGGGTTATGGGAACGGCGGAACCGTTGAGGGTGATCTCGGCCTGCACCGTGCCGCTGTTGAGCGGTGAGAGATTGTCGGGGGCGCTGACGGATTTGGCCGCCGCCCCCGACGCGGGATAGGAGCACGGGGTGCTCGGCGCCGTCGAGCTCGGAGTGGCACTGCCGTCCGCGCCGGATGCTGTCGAGGTGGCCGGGGAGGAGTGGTCGGCGAAGATCAGCCATACCGCACCCGAGACCACGAGTACGGCGGCCACGACCCCCACGACGAGCAGGCGCTGCCGGCGGCGCCGTTCCTGCTGCTGCCGACGGACGAGTTGCCGTTCGAGCTTGCGCTTCGCGGCTTCCCGACGCTGCTGGTTGGTGGGCATGCTGGCCGTCCTCCTGCTGCGCTGACCCTCTCGGGCTGACGTACTGCCTCTGTCGTCCCCGCCGGCGGTCCCCCTGGAGGCCGTCCCGCCCGGTGCAGTCGACGATCGTCGAGCTGATCCCGGCCGCTTACTCTAGGCGAGCGAGGTCGACCGACCGGCGCACGAACCGGGCAAGACCATGAGAACCGACTGTGGGGAGACCGAAGTGAGGGTGGGCCGGTGCTGATCGCAGGGTTCCCGGCCGGGTCCTTCCAGGCCAACTGCTACGTGCTGGCGCCGTCCGCCGGCGCCGACCTCCCCGCTCCGTGCGTGGTCATCGACCCGGGCGAGGGCGCTCTGGAGCCGCTGGCGCGGGTGCTGGCCGACCACCACCTGCGGCCGGTCGCGGTCCTGGTCACCCACGGTCATCTCGATCACACCGCGTCCGCCGCTGCGGCCGGCCGGGAGTACGGCGTCCCCGTCGGCATCCACCCGGGTGACGAGTACATGCTGGCCGACCCCGGCGCGGCGCTGTCCGCGCAGTTGCGGGCCGCCCTGTCGGCGGCGGGCGACGCCTGGTCGGAAGGGGTGCAGCCCGACGAGGTGCGGTTGCTCGCCGACGGCGAGGAGCTGGGGTTGGCCGACCTGCCGCTGTCCGTCGTCCACGTGCCCGGCCACACCCCCGGGTCGGTGACCTACCGCCTGGCCGGGGAATCCCCCGACCCGGCCGCCGGCACACCGGGCCGGCCCGAGCTGCTGTTCACCGGGGACACCCTGTTCGCCGGGTCGATCGGCCGCACGGACCTGGCGGGCGGGTCGATGCCCCAGGAGGTGGTGAGCATCGCCGATCGCCTGCTGACCCGGCCGGACGACGCGGTCATCGCCCCCGGGCACGGACCGACCAGCACCGTGGCCGCCGAACGCGCCGGCAATCCGTTCCTGCGGCCGCCGGCGATCGCCCAGGCCCGGGCCGAGCTGGCCGCCGGGCCCGGCGCCTGACGTCACCGGCGTCGATCCACCCGTCGATTGCCCCGAACCCCGATCCGCCCCCGATCCGAAGGTCCCGATGCCTGACTTCGTCGCCCCCAAGGGTGTTCCCGACTATGTGCCGGCGCGCAGCCGCGGGTTCGCCGCCGTTCGCTCGGCGCTGCTCGCCGCCGCCGACCGGGCCGGGTACGCCCCCATCGAGCTCCCGGTCTTCGAGGACACCGCCCTGTTCGCCCGCGGCGTCGGGGAGTCCACCGACGTCGTTTCCAAGGAGATGTACACCTTCTCCGACCGGGGCGGACGGTCGGTCAGCCTGCGTCCCGAAGGCACGGCCGGGGTGATGCGCGCGGTCATCGAGCACGGACTGGACCGGGGACCGCTGCCGGTCAAGCTGGTCTACGCCGGACCGTTCTTCCGGTACGAACGCCCGCAGGCCGGTCGCTACCGGCAGCTGCAGCAGGTCGGCATCGAGGCTGTCGGCAGTGACGACCCGACCCTGGACGCCGAGGTCGTCGCCGTCGCCGACGAGGGCTTCCGCAGCCTGGGCCTGACCGGCTACCGGCTGGAGATCACCTCCCTGGGCGACCGGAACTGCCGGCCGGCCTACCGTGAGCTGCTGACCGCGCATCTGGGCGGTCTGGACCTCGACGAGGCCACGGCCGAACGCGCCCGCATCAACCCGCTCCGGGTGCTGGACGACAAGCGGCCGCACATGCGGGAGATGCTGGCCGACGCGCCGCTCATGCTCGACCACCTCTGTGACGCCTGCCGGGAGCACTTCGACCGGGTGCGGGCGGTCCTCGACCGGCTCGGCGTGGCCTACGAGGTCAACCCGCGCATGGTCCGGGGGCTGGACTACTACACCCGTACGACGTTCGAGTTCGTGCACCCCGGGCTGGGCGCCCAGTCGGGGATCGGCGGCGGCGGGCGGTACGACGGTCTGATGGCCGAACTCGGCGGGCAGTCACTATCCGGGATCGGGTTCGGCATCGGCGTGGACCGCACCCTGCTGGCGTGCGAGGCCGAAGGCATTCCCGTCGGGCAGCGGGCGCGCTGCGACGTCTTCGGTGTCCCGGTCGGGGGCACCGCGGCGGCCGATGCGGTCGCGGTGCTGCTCGGGCAGATCCGGCGGGCCGGGCACCGGGCCGACATGGCCTACGGCGGTCGGGCCCTGAAGACGGCCATGAAGGCGGCCTCCGGCTCGGGAGCCCGGGTCGCCCTCATCGTGGGCGACCAGGAACTGGCGGACGGCACCGCCGTGGTCCGCGATCTCGCTTCCGGTGACCAGCGGACCGTACCGCTGGCCGAGGTATCGGGTGCGGTGGAGAACCTGCTGGGGGACTGACCCGAAGGAACGAGGGAGAAAGATGGGAAAACACTGAGCGTGGCTCTGCGTGTCACATCAGTCACACCCTCAACCTCCACATAGGTTGCGCAAGCCCGGCATACCGCCGGACTGGCCGTTCCCTGGGAGGGTGCGTCGTGAAGGTTCACAAGCTCGGAGCAGTATCGAAGCGCGGAGCGGCGGTGGTCGGTCTCGCAGCCGCCGCCCTGCTGACCCTCGCCCCCGCCGCCGGTGCGGAGGAGAGCCCGGCCGTCGCCAGCTGCCCCACCCCGGTGCTGACCGCCATTCCGGCCGACGTCATGCCGGGCACCCAGGTCACCGTCAGTGGCAAGAACTTCGGTGGTTGCGTCGAGGAGCTCGAGGCGGCGGCGGCGACCAACACGGTCCAGATCGGCATCGCCACCGACCAGAAGGTCGGCACCGTCCTGGCCACCGTCGAGACCTCCTCGGACGACCCGTTCACCTTCACGGCCACCGTCACCATCCCGGACGTCCCGTCCGCCGGTGACACCATCGCGCTGGCGGCCGGTACCGAGGACTCCAAGACCGGCCTGACCTACTTCGCGGTGCTGCCGCTGCAGTACACCGGCGGCTCGGCGACCCCGACCGGCGTTCCCGCCGGCACCGGCGGTTTCGGTCTGTCGGACGACGACTCGGGCAACACCGCCCTGACCGTCGCCGGTGGCGTCGGCCTCGCCCTGGCCGGTGCCGGCGCGCTCGGCCTGCGCCGCCGCAAGGCCAGCGCGCACGTCTGAGGTCGAACCGGATGAACGACACGAGGCCAGGACCGGAGCCCCGCTGGGAGCATCCGTTCCTGCGTCGTGCCGCTCCTGGGCCGGACGAGTTCCCGCCGGCCCGGGGG
This window of the Nakamurella flava genome carries:
- a CDS encoding DEAD/DEAH box helicase codes for the protein MSDARGQDDRLRVLQFWWTSELFSPQSIPTLTSASTRPADRQTVRWSPNEPLPWERLTPPPRLRGTERVWRHTVYLGVYPLEATYESLHHAFGEDRDAYDERPGGESACAALVADQAGFLVPDSVVLSSALWAVGRIRSPGIRDPGWADGFDRAARELLEAVDDFEGRRREKTGSDGPPALDRDAMTGLLAIAHSIAGVDGLTELATAQVVIDSRAISVRREEDAVDTDFLNSFFLDDLRQVRTQVAKGDIGAALAAYLTPEHRVDPGRRLDVVERPAVVEAGVVVERLPPGRWPSEPGHPLALSQQFAVNQALNDLGPTRGLMGVNGPPGTGKTTMLRDVLAGNVVERARRLASYATTDAAFTPVTHRWNAQDGPPRRVRQLRPELTGFEMVVASANNAAVENVTTEIPADKAIAKCWQGSADYFGSLATEILKASAKDQPEEAPPLTAWGLVAARLGNRKNRSDFRSTFWFDKKDPRTKETVPGSVPAMQTRLQQWHRGQVPHRTWGQARELFDQSYQRVLSLTAERRRAQERLRRLQPLRDEERSNIERIARDREALAAIERAWADGHASMIHADSVRAAAVDNHDRQLMAKPGVLEIIFSFGAALRKWRPELDRLGQALRDAQDRHHRATALCDQLRQSAERSRADLQSAEQRAQRIRQELKILQVDLSTDESRYGLCYPGSGWTGDARELHAPWLDAELDTARSELFLAALRLHEDFLACAASDLLDGLRAAVEVVAGSVPPKLEDEKRRAAWQLFFFVVPLISTTFASVGRMMTGLGREALGWLFIDEAGQASPQYAVGSIWRAQRVLAVGDPLQLQPVVTIPPKAQRDIAGFYRVSGVWLPPRASVQTLADRVAATGTFLPQGDDQVWVSAPLRVHRRCDDPMFGVSNRIAYGNIMVNGVRRKSDKFGDEDAEKLVWPSFWANTAAVQAGTHVQPGQMERLRGALSYVSGMDIPLSEVIAISPFREVADRLAALAHEYPGLRAGTIHTAQGREADVVILVLGGDPSRPGAQVWASSSPNLVNVAVSRAKRRLYVIGDRDAWGRYPHFRELAQALPTR
- a CDS encoding MBL fold metallo-hydrolase, whose product is MLIAGFPAGSFQANCYVLAPSAGADLPAPCVVIDPGEGALEPLARVLADHHLRPVAVLVTHGHLDHTASAAAAGREYGVPVGIHPGDEYMLADPGAALSAQLRAALSAAGDAWSEGVQPDEVRLLADGEELGLADLPLSVVHVPGHTPGSVTYRLAGESPDPAAGTPGRPELLFTGDTLFAGSIGRTDLAGGSMPQEVVSIADRLLTRPDDAVIAPGHGPTSTVAAERAGNPFLRPPAIAQARAELAAGPGA
- a CDS encoding MFS transporter gives rise to the protein MSSGTVAAPPVSGTGAATRGPVAGLALLGVMAGAQGADPNVASTALVGAGRGLGMSGDLLALAASISTLVLSATVISTGLLADRLGRRGVLMAALVLAAVGDLLVAGAPASPLYLLGRALAGIGFGAVFGAAFAYIRAITPPDRIAGAMGVFGAVSGGTALVLTFLGGALASVHWRLAFVVLPVVALLCVPAVRALLPAQEPRPDGPTDYPGQVLLALGVVGVLYGFSHAASGLTSPATLGPLLGGFALLAAFAWRERASGAGEDRRFFPVELFRRPVFLAAVCAGFVYNFGTAVGFLQLTNLWQYVTGLSTLSVSLWQLPFLVSGIAAAVVVGRAMTRGLAAAAVVGIGTLTSAVGFVLLAVLHSSTSLWGFLPGSILLGGGVIIASLPYGTLIISQADARYFGPVTSARTTIGQFYYAAGLALSTVLIDRLTTGGVVRRLTEAGVPPTQTGQGLDAVTAFAAAGTQPDTALGQPALGAATGSYASGFVVTMLVCAVLALVVGGAGWLLLRRSAQAPPASR
- the hisS gene encoding histidine--tRNA ligase; translated protein: MPDFVAPKGVPDYVPARSRGFAAVRSALLAAADRAGYAPIELPVFEDTALFARGVGESTDVVSKEMYTFSDRGGRSVSLRPEGTAGVMRAVIEHGLDRGPLPVKLVYAGPFFRYERPQAGRYRQLQQVGIEAVGSDDPTLDAEVVAVADEGFRSLGLTGYRLEITSLGDRNCRPAYRELLTAHLGGLDLDEATAERARINPLRVLDDKRPHMREMLADAPLMLDHLCDACREHFDRVRAVLDRLGVAYEVNPRMVRGLDYYTRTTFEFVHPGLGAQSGIGGGGRYDGLMAELGGQSLSGIGFGIGVDRTLLACEAEGIPVGQRARCDVFGVPVGGTAAADAVAVLLGQIRRAGHRADMAYGGRALKTAMKAASGSGARVALIVGDQELADGTAVVRDLASGDQRTVPLAEVSGAVENLLGD
- a CDS encoding peptidylprolyl isomerase, with translation MPTNQQRREAAKRKLERQLVRRQQQERRRRQRLLVVGVVAAVLVVSGAVWLIFADHSSPATSTASGADGSATPSSTAPSTPCSYPASGAAAKSVSAPDNLSPLNSGTVQAEITLNGSAVPITLDRATAPCGVNAFLSLAQQGFYNDTTCWRLTKSAGLNVLQCGDPSGQGNGGPGYSYASEPPTGNVDPTTGQSTGDSYPVGTIALANAGASDTGSQFFIVYGDSPGLTPQYTVLGKVDGNGMDVVQQIAAGGTANGAQDGAPATTATISKVVVPEDALQGSGTYATPSASTDVPGLDPSAVDGGAAPTDASSDPATGSPEASAPETSAPASS
- a CDS encoding LPXTG cell wall anchor domain-containing protein, with protein sequence MVGLAAAALLTLAPAAGAEESPAVASCPTPVLTAIPADVMPGTQVTVSGKNFGGCVEELEAAAATNTVQIGIATDQKVGTVLATVETSSDDPFTFTATVTIPDVPSAGDTIALAAGTEDSKTGLTYFAVLPLQYTGGSATPTGVPAGTGGFGLSDDDSGNTALTVAGGVGLALAGAGALGLRRRKASAHV
- a CDS encoding antibiotic biosynthesis monooxygenase family protein, producing MTIIKINAITVPADSGDELAKRFAARAGSVDNQDGFEGFELLQPADERNTWLVITRWRDEDSFQAWMASPAFAHGHRSAQERSGGPAPHPVGVSSEVWSYRIAGGSAGGNTDGAAPDGAPTPTAADTDQIAQGHA